Below is a window of Edaphobacter bradus DNA.
ATCCGCCGTAGAAGCCTGTTCCGAAGTATCCAAAGCCGTAGTTAAGGCCACCGTAGTAGCCGACGAATGGTCCCCAGTATCCGGCGTTCCAGAAGTAGCCGTAAGGGCCCCAGCCCCAGTAGCCGGGCGTCCAGAGGGCTCCGGCGTAAGGCGGATAGACCCAGGCGCCATTGACCCACTCGTAGCCGTCCTCGGTCCAGGCCCAGTAGCCTGGCGTCCAGATGTAGCCATCGCCAGGGATTTCAGGTTGCGCGTAGACGGGAATGGCAGGCGGAGCGATCGATACGAAAACTGATGCGTGTGACGCCGCGGGAGCAGCGAAGAGCAGGGCCCCAGCCAACGCTACTGCGCCAACCAGGTTACTGAGACGGCGGAAGAGCTTCATATTTTTGCCTTGCCGGCCGGGCCTTCGTTTCTGTCCGTTCTTTCTGGGCTTCGAGGACGGCTGACTGAGGTTCCTGCCCGGTTAGCGTTTCCGGATCAGGCACTCATTCTATTAGACACAACGGGGATTGTTTTGTTGCATAAGAGTGAACAGCGGTTCAGCCCACTCCCCCCCGGGGTGTTTGGCGTAAAGTATTGATTCTATTTGGCTTGACTATGGGGCGTGGGTATAAAATATTCAAAACAAAGGGGTTGCAGGTCAAAATATTCAAACGAAATGGGTTATGGCTAAGAGGAAAGGTTCGGATTTCCGGGGCCTTGCTCTATTTCAATTCTAGCAAGTTCGGGAAACTGGTCTGCCACTTGGAAGCTGTTTGTTTTGATTGGGTTGAGTGGATTGGGGGCTTGACAAGATTTTCTGTGGAAAACTCGCAGGTTAGCGCGCAGCACATGCTCCGGTCGAAATGACGGTCATTGGCTGGTTGGGGGGGAAGGCAAGGTTCCTCCCGTTCGACTTCGCTCAGGGCAGGCTGCTGCAACAAGAAAGGGAACTGCAAAGGCGAACGCAAAGAGCGCAAAGGTTGCGCGAAGATCGCAGAGGAACGGCAGCCGGAACAGCAGGCAATGGCAACAACTAACGTGAGGGTCTGCAACGGCGTAGGATTTGGCCAGGATTTCTAGAGAAGGTGGGAGGACGTGATGGCGATGGCAGCGATCGCGGCGGTTTCGGCTCGGAGGATGCGAGGGCCGAGGGTGACGTGCTGCCACATGTGACTGGTGAAGAGGGCCATCTCTTCGGCGGTCCAGCCGCCTTCGGGACCGATGGCGAGTGCGATGTTGGAGAGTGGGGAGCTGGCGAGCGCGGCGGCGATTGTTGTGGCCTGCTCCGTCTCTGAGAGGAGGATTCGCGTGGGGCTGGTCTCGCGCTCGAGGGTGAGCTTGAGCGGAGCGGGGTCTTCAATGGAGGGGATGGTGGTGCGGCGCGATTGCTTGGAGGACTCGAGGGCGATGCGGCGCCAGCGTTCGGCGCGCTTGGGGGCGGATTGGGCGAGATGCTTGTCGGTGCGGCGCGCGAGGATGGGGGTGATGCGGGCGACGCCTAGCTCGGTGGCCTTTTCGATGGCCCACTCCATGTGGTCGAACTTGAACACGGCGAGTAGCAGGTGAAGGGGAAGCGCGGTGTCTGATTCGAGCTCTTCGTGGAGGGTGAAGACGACCTCGGAGTCCTTGTCATCGCCGCCGGCGCTGACGGACGTGATCTCGGCGCGGTGGAGGAAGCCGCCTGCGACGACGTCGAAGATCTGGCCGGGCGTTGCGCGAAGGACGCGGGCGAGGTGAGCGGCCTGGTCACCAGTAAGCGTTGCGGTGGTGGCGGTCCAGGTGTCGGCGATCCAGCGGCGGCGGGTCATTCCTGCTCGGAGGGCTTGTCCTGATCGGTACCTTGAGAGTGGGTAGCGGCCGCCTTGCTGCTTTCGATCGGAATTGTGATGGAGAGCGGGCCCTGATGGTAGAGATGTACCTGGAGGACGGCGGATTGGCGATGTTGCCAGACTTCGAGAGTCACGGGGAAGTGCAGCAGAAGCATTCCATCGGCGGACTTGCTGGGCCCGATGAAGGTCTCGCGCAGCAGAGGCTCTGATGCGAGGGGCCGGATGGCCGGAAAGACGGCGTAGATGTTTTCGAGGTCGGCCTTCTCGGCCGCGCTCGAGTCGAACTGCTGACCGTCGGAGGTGATGAGCGTCGCGGTGAAGTCCTTGATGAAGAGCGGCAGGTTGAGGCGGTCCTGAATGTGGAGGTTCGTCAGGACGTAGAGATCGTCCTCGGTCTTGTCGCTGCCGACGACCAGGGAGTCAGACTTGAAGACGGTGTGGGCGGGATAGACAGCGGTGTGTGTAATGGCGAGGTCGGCCGTCCGATGAGGGGTGTAGCGGAGGACCAGAGCAATAGCGATGCCGAGGACCACGAAAGCGATGAGAACGGGGGCCAGGAGGTTGCGGCGGTCGGGATGGATTAGTTGGAGTTCGGACACGGGTTTTGTTCAGGTCGTAGAGCGCCATTTTATACCGTAAGCACCTGCACGTGTGCAATACACGGAGAGCTAGAGACTAGGTAATGCTTGCGGTGTAGAGGCCTTTTCACAGAGGAGAAGCACTTCAGCGGCCAAAGCCGCAATGACGGCTTTGAGCAAGGCAAAGTCCTTGAATGCAGTGCTGCGAGGTTCAGGCCGGGCCCTTCTGAACGGCGTACTCATCTAGCAGGACGGAGAGGAGGGCGGCCGTGGGGACGGCGACAAGCGCTCCGACTACGCCGGCGAGGGAAGTGCCAAGGAGGAGCGAGACGAGGATGGTGAGGCCCATGAGATTGACGCTGGAGCGCATGATGCGGGGGATGAGGTAGGCGTTCTCGACGTTGACGTAGACGAGGTAGAAGGCGAGGACGGCAGCCATCTTGGTCCAGGAGTCGAGTGCGGCAACCCCGGCTGAGAGGCAGATGGTGATGATGCCTCCGGCGACGGGGATGATGTTGAAGAGGCCCATGAGGAAGCCGAGGAGAAGGAAATAGCGAACGTGCAGGAGTCCGAAGACGATGGTGCTGGAGATGCCGAGGATGAGCATGAGCAGGCCCTGTCCGAGGAGCCATTTACTGATCTTCTGGTTGGCGCGCTGGAGGGTGGCGTCGAGACGGAGGCGTTGCGGGAGGGGGAACAGAGAAAGGAAAAAGCGGTAGGCGTGCTCGCCCTCAAGCATGAAGTAGATGCAGAGGAAAGCGGCGGTGAGGATGTCGAAGAGGTGCGAGAGCCAGAGAGGAAGCGAGGTAAGGAGATAGCTGGCTGTGGCGGCGAGGGCGCCTTCGGCGCGGGTAACGATGGCGTCGACGTTGAGCCTGTCGACGAAGGGAAGCTTGTGAAACTTCGCAACGAAGGCGGGGATGCGGCCGGGAAGCTCGTCGGTGAATTGGGTGAGATCGCGCAGAACGGGAGGAAGTCCCACCGTGAAAAAAGCGCCGAGGAGGAGCGTGGCTCCGACAAAGAGGATCAGGATGGCGACCGGACGGGAGGGATGCCAGTTGCGGACCTTGAACTCTGTGATGCGGTCGACGGCGGGCATGAGAACGGCAGCAAAGAGGGCGCTGACGTAGAGGATAACCAGCTCCTTGAGGAGGACCCAGGCGAGCGCCAGGAGGAGCAGGACGCCGATGGTGAAGAGGATGTTGCCGCGAACGGCGCCTCGAGAACGTTTCTCTTCGTCACGCATTGGTTCGTGCAGTGAGGTAGCCAGCGTTGTCTCCTGCGGTACGGGAGTAGGATGCTGCAACTATGCCGCCGTGGGGCCTAGGGGCGGGAGTGCGGAGTTTGATTCAGGGTTGTCTCTTCAGGGCCAGCAGCAGGGCATCGACGGTCTGCTCGGGTGTGTGCTCCGAGGTTTCAATGGTGAGCTGCGCGAGGCGGGCATAGAGGGGATGGCGGTGGGCGAAGCGGAGCTCAGCGGCGGCGGGGTCCTGGAGGACAGGACGGGCGATGTCCTGGAG
It encodes the following:
- a CDS encoding AI-2E family transporter, which translates into the protein MQHPTPVPQETTLATSLHEPMRDEEKRSRGAVRGNILFTIGVLLLLALAWVLLKELVILYVSALFAAVLMPAVDRITEFKVRNWHPSRPVAILILFVGATLLLGAFFTVGLPPVLRDLTQFTDELPGRIPAFVAKFHKLPFVDRLNVDAIVTRAEGALAATASYLLTSLPLWLSHLFDILTAAFLCIYFMLEGEHAYRFFLSLFPLPQRLRLDATLQRANQKISKWLLGQGLLMLILGISSTIVFGLLHVRYFLLLGFLMGLFNIIPVAGGIITICLSAGVAALDSWTKMAAVLAFYLVYVNVENAYLIPRIMRSSVNLMGLTILVSLLLGTSLAGVVGALVAVPTAALLSVLLDEYAVQKGPA
- a CDS encoding RsmE family RNA methyltransferase; protein product: MTRRRWIADTWTATTATLTGDQAAHLARVLRATPGQIFDVVAGGFLHRAEITSVSAGGDDKDSEVVFTLHEELESDTALPLHLLLAVFKFDHMEWAIEKATELGVARITPILARRTDKHLAQSAPKRAERWRRIALESSKQSRRTTIPSIEDPAPLKLTLERETSPTRILLSETEQATTIAAALASSPLSNIALAIGPEGGWTAEEMALFTSHMWQHVTLGPRILRAETAAIAAIAITSSHLL